From the Musa acuminata AAA Group cultivar baxijiao chromosome BXJ3-1, Cavendish_Baxijiao_AAA, whole genome shotgun sequence genome, the window ggctctTACCCAGATATcttatttgcagtcaataaattgtctcaatacatgcaccaaccttctgctatacattggtctgcggttaaacgaattttgcgatatcttaaagggacccttgatcatggtctctttctccgcaaaaccactcaacttcatctccatgcctttgctgatgttgattgggcgggaaactttgatgatagaacctccacgtcaagatatgtcatctttcttgggtctaatccaatcagctggagttctaagaagcaaaaaacagtggcccggtctacaactgaagctgaatatcgtgctattgctaccactgctgctgaactcaactggatcataaatctcctcaaggaactcaaagtcagctttactcatactcccacaatatattgtgacaatgttggagctacctacttatgtgtcaatccagtgttccactcgcgcatgaaacacatcgccatcgactttcacttcgtgcgagatcaagttgtcagacatcaacttcgtgtctctcatgtccatacggctgatcaacttgcagactcactcacgaagcctctagcacgtaaactatttttgttttatcgatccaagatcggtatccttgataggagctcgatcttgcgggggcacgataacagagagattttctctgattagagagagatattctcaattgcatagcagatgagatttcctcaactgcatgaggaaatctctctgttatcagttaaagaaatatcctctttcactatgtataaatagacttcacatgatactacttgaagtgtgccttttgctttatccttataatttcattcttcattctctcattctatcaGAGAAGGAGAACTCTCAAGGAATTACAATATTGTTTTCTCACTTAGATCATAAGTTTTTCGTTCACTTGGGTAAGCAAAAAAGATTAAGGTATTTATaaaccaaaaagtgtcttatctcaTATTTTCAGGTACTAATAGTACCATCGTCATTAttggatagtaccaccgcctaacaacccTGCTTTAATGGTATTGTCACCATTCtaagcggtacaaccgcctgatagagccttggagactaggctctggtggtaccaaCGCCTGACAGAATTAATTGTCTGTGGTACCATTGTCCAGTCTAGGCGGTAGCATCGCCCAAACAGTACCTGAGAGGTTAagcctcaagcgattccaccACTAGTCTTTACGGTGCCATCACTTTACATAGCTCCAAATCACTGAATGGGCTATCCATCCGGCCCAATTCAATCCtgatttgggcccagttggcccataatttaGTTAGTAGGATTATTCCTAACTGAAATTGacatctaactataataattaagacaaacAATTATAATACTAGCAATCTCAGTTGTCTgtcatgtcaattgttcatccaaacttttaatgaacttttgatGAACTCCTAGCGAGCTTTCGGTACATCATCCAAACCTTCGGCATAATACTCGATCCATCCGTTCTTGACATATTGTCCGATTCTTTCAGCCCAATGTTTGACTTCGACTCATCGTTCGATtctctaattgttttacattttcataatcatagttagttttgcatcacttttctcaacatatagattagatcataaatcaattgatttcatcatcatcattcaaTCTGTATGAGTTTGTGTGCAATTAAAAATGTTAAAAGACCTCTTGATAAATTGTTGATTTATGATTATGGTATTTATGAGTTTATAAGTGATTGGTAATGATTTTTTTGAGTTTGGCTTTCGTATTTTATGAAGTTTTTGAatgatatatttaataattataaactgcataagTTTTATTATTTGGGTGAATGAGAATTGAATGTATTTGGTGTTCTCAAATGAGAATTGATGTATTTcgtattatatttaataattataaactgcataagATAGATTTATACCCTTAAAATGTCATCTTAAGTGCGTAATATGCTCACCGCTCCATCGATCGCTTGTAGCTCTACTTGTCGCTTGTCGCAAGAGTGTTGCTCGTCGCTCGATTGATCGTTGATTGAATTGAATCATCGAAGAACACTGAAGCCAGAAATGTAATAAAGGATGGTATTTGCTTACTCCTGCAGCACCGGTAATCCAAgaagttttttaaaattttctttagtATAACCAAAGTAGTcagaaagaaacaaaataactTTGATGGGAGAATAAAAAGTAATCATCGTCTCAAGTGGAGACTATAGAGATGATGATACTACATTATAGTGATTAATTCATTAACATTTTTAGAGATGATTTAATGCAATGATGAAACTGATAGAATCTCATATACAATTATATGTAGATATAATTATAGATAGATTTTATTCGCATGTATGGCTCCAAACCCTAGTCCTAAGGGTTGCTTCGTAAGTGGGTTACTCTTTTTGCCCTCAACTTTAATCAACTGGTCCAATAAAAAGGGACGATGGTTAAGAAGCCCAAAGGTCCAAATATAAACTTTAGCCACTCTTTTTTATAGGATAGAGACGATAAAGTGACGTTTATTACAATCTTATAGGGTTTTATTAGTTGTTTCTTGATTGAGTAGGACCCAATCCTGTTAGGATTCTATCATAAACCAAATATTCTCTGTTTAGCTTTGACATCGTGGCTTGGTAGTATCTTGCAAGAACAAGCTTGACGCTCGTGATTaggagaataaaaataaaaaaaataaaattttcataaatattaatttttttaaatagtatTATAAATAGCAAAGAGAGGTTGCCCATACAAATCTCTCTATCTCATAAGTCCATTGACATCACGAAGAAAAaacaactcatttttatccatatTTTATTCTTAATATGTTAGCATATCTGACTTTCTTATGTAAGATAAAATATTTGAATCCTCCTGCCAACTAAATTAGCTAGTGAAGTCTTAATCGATAGGTTTCAAGTTTTAAACAAGGACCCAAAATCATTtaattatcatataatttttGGTTACGACTTAAAGAGGTATGAACTCTGAAGAACACTTTATAAAACTACATCTAATTAAAGCTTAATAtttcaaaagaataaaaaagtgTGAGTCCTCTTTTACTAATCAAagggtattttgatgatttctctgTTTCATTTGTTTAATTGAATTAACATTTTGACTTGCCTCCTCCATGTTGAAATATGGGATCAAGTTCAGATCGCCAGACGATACTGATCTTAAGATTCCAACTTCTGATCCCAAATATCTTTGTGGCACACCACTCAGCACCGACTGTTGTAACGCGTGAttaatctttttctttaaataataTAAGTATGGCTCCTCCATAttgctaatggccattggagtgaaaaaataatttaatcatGACGCAAGttcaataaagaaaaataatttgatccgataattttttttcttaattaaatttgcATGAAATTAGTCATCCCAAAAACTTAAACAAAATAAAAAGGACGAAATTAAAAAAAGGAAATCCAAATaacattaattaattaattaattaattagcatCTCAGTCACAGTGCAGGTTTGTCTTTTGGGGCCACGGAAAGGACGGCTGTGATGGAGTGGTCTTCCGATCATCACGACTTGTCCTTCTGTCGCTCCCTATTTCTTCCCTCCTCCCTCCAACTCCATTCCCATCagactatctctctctctctctctctcgcatggCGACCGCAGCCCAAGTTGACGAACAGGAATTGCCGCCACCGCGGTCGTCTTCGTCGTCCGAGGTGATGGAGCAGCAGAGAGGAAATGTAAGAGAGCCTCTTTTGGAGCACTCTCCCATCGATCTCCGACGCCACGCGGCCAACACCACCTCCCAAGTCGCCATCGTCGGCTCCAACCTATGCCCCATCGAGAGCCTCGACTACGAGTGATGACTCTGTCCGGTTCATCTCTGTTCCAGAACCGATCGTTTGGTGTGTAAAGATCGATTGAATGTTTCGTTTCGTTAGGTTGATCGAGAACGACGTCCTCAACCAGGATTGGAGGAGCCGAGGCCGGGCGGCCATATTGCAGTATGTGTTCCTCAAGTGGACTTTCTGCCTCTTCATCGGCATCCTCGCCGGCGCTGTTGGCTTCTTCAACAACCTTGCAGTGGAGAACATCGCGGGCCGCAAGTTTGTCACCGTCTCCAAATTCATGCTCGCCAATAAGTAGGCCACATTTCAGATACTTCTCCTTTCCTTACCTGATGCATTGGATTAAACTGGTGGCGGTGAGTTGAAGGTACTGGACTGCTTTCTGGGTGTTTGCCGGTTCAAATTTGGCCCTTTTGACGTTTGCGACGGCGATCACGGCTTTTGTTTCGACTGCCGCGGGCGGGTCGGGAATACCGGAGGTGAAGGCTTATCTGAATGGCGTTGACGCTCCTGACATCTTCTCGCTTCGCACCCTCGTTGTAAAGGTGAGAAACCCATCGAATTCGCTTGAGAGAATAGTACTCCGAAGGCTCACCATCATCAATGCCGGATTCATATGTAGATCGTCGGTACGATTGCTGCTGTATCATCTTCGCTCCACGTGGGCAAGGCTGATCCCATGGTGCACATTGGTGCATGCATCGGGGCTATGGTCGGACAAGGTGGATCTCGCAAGTATCGCATGACATGCAGATGGCTGCGTTACTTCAAGAACGACAGAGACAGGCGTGACCTTGTCACCTGTGGGGCTGCTGCCGGTGTTGCTGCCGCGTTGCGTGCACCGGTCGGTGGTGTTCTATTTGCCCTGGAATCGCTGTCTTCATGGTACTAATGCCACAATGTTTTGGTTCGGTCTTCTTTCTTCATCGATTTCATTTGGTGTTCGCTTGATATCTATCACAGGTGGAGAAGTGCACTGATCTGGAGAGCATTCTTCACGACAGCTGTAGTTGCTGTCACGCTCCGTGCACTGACCGACATCTGCGGAAGAGGAAACTGTGGGTTATATTGGAAGGGCGGGCTGATAGCGTATGATGTTACAGCAGATACCGTTGCCTATCGCCTCGCCGATCTACCTCCGGTCATCCTCCTCGGAGTAATTGGGGGAGTGTTAGGAAGTCTGTACAATGTTCTTATGGTGAAGGTTCTTCACGTATGCAGCCCTGTTAATGAGTATGTGCAGATAGATGATTTATCATTCGTATCGATCGATCTTCCCAAATAAGTTTCAGTAATGTTAATCTTGTTAACTTGTGCAGGAGAGGCCGTGCCCACAGGTTGCTTCTGGCTGCTGCTGTCTCCATATGTATATCTTGTTGTCTGTTTGGGTTACCATGGTTGGCACCCTGCAGACCTTGCTCGAACAAGGACTGCTCCACGGTAGCTCATCCCGGTGGCTTCAAGAACTTCCAGTGCCCTCCCGACCATTACAACGATCTAGCCAGTCTATTCTTCAACACCAACGATGACACGATCCGGAAACTGTATGGCCGTGGCACGAATAACGACTTCCAGAAGTCCTCCATCATGGTCGCCTTTGCCGCCTCCTACGTTCTAGGCATCCTGAGCTACGGCGTCGTCGCCGCGCCCTTCGGTTTTTTCGTGCCGATTATGTTAACCGGTGCAAGCTACGGACGGCTCGTCGGGATGGCGATGGGCTCCGACACGAACCTCGACCATGGTCTCTTCGCCGTCCTCGGTTCGGCTTCCTTCCTCGGCGGAACGATGAGGATGACGGTGTCGGTATGCGTGATTATGCTGGAATTAACCAACGATCTCTTGTTGCTTCCCCTGGTGATGCTGGTTCTCCTGATATCAAAAACCGTGGCCGACGCCTTCAATCCCAACATCTACGACCTGATCCTGAGACTGAAGGGCCTTCCTTATCTCGACGACCATGCGGAACCATACATGAGGCATCTCACCGTTAGCGATGTGGTGGCAGGTCCTTTACGAACCTTTAATGGCGTGGAGAAGGTGGGTAACGTGGTCCACATACTGAAGACGACGGGGCACCACGCGTTCCCCGTGATAGATGAGCCGCCGTTCTCTTCTTCTCCGGTGCTGTACGGCCTGGTCCTCCGTGCACACCTGCTGAGTTTGTTGAAGAAGAAGCGGTTTCTGCCGACACGCAGCGTCGCAGGGTTGGATGCGGCGGGGCAATTCGGGGCTGATGAGTTGGGTAAGCGTGGATCGGGGAAGCACGACCGTGTTGAGGACGTAGAGGTAAGCGCAGAAGAGATGGAGATGTTCGTTGATTTGCATCCCTTCACAAACTCGTCGCCTTACACGGTGGTGGAGACGATGTCGCTGGCGAAAGCTCTCATACTTTTCCGGGAGATGGGACTGAGACACCTGTTGATCGTTCCCAAGTCATCTTCCGTAAGCACCTCATCCCGAGTCCTCTTCCCATCCCCTTTTGCTTCACTAAGTTTTGGTGCGCATGCAACTGCAGAGAGCGCCGGTGGTCGGCATATTGACAAGGCATGACTTCATGGCCGAGCATATATTGGGATTGCATCCGTTCCTGAGAAAGAGCAGATGGAAGAGATTGCGATTTCAGGGAGCCACTTTGAGAAGACTTTGCAGGGCTTGTTTGATGTGGGCTTCCTCTTAGGTCGCTCGTAAGAAGAAACGTGCCGAGTACCAGTCCATGTCTATTCCTCTTCGAGCTTGCTTGGCGAACCCAATGTGATCCAATTTAACCGTGTGGTCGGAATGGAACTTCGACCACGGTCTGCTATTGGATTAAACCCGGTTCGATAAGATTGGGGATCCATTACGACCTAACTAAACTCCCAATATTGATCCAACTCCTCGTGTAATAATAATATGACGTGATGTGGATCCGATACGTTAAATATGTGCGATTCGATCCAATTAAGTAGTAACTGTGGGTTCAATTTTTAGGTGCTCAAAATTTGGGTTAGATAATATGGCCGGCCGTGTTTCTTTTAGCCCTGAGAAGTAGAGCGACACCAAGTGATGGGTCACGAATTTGTTTACGACAAGTCATGTTCTTCCAGTTTTGATGGTTCTTGTAAACGTAAGCTTAATCCAACACATGCATGCATGAGATGGAGATTCCAACGGTTGTTTATTATCAGACTTGAGCACAACATACTGAAACTACAAGGGAATGAATGCATTCCTCTTTCACTTGGACAGTGGGTCGGACATCCCCGTGTCCTCTCGTCAACCTGCATCGAAAAGATGATGAGCGGTGTCATAAGATCAAAAGCAAGCTGAGAATAAAAGCACACGAGGTAGAAGGAAGGAAGGTCAACTCCAGGTCGAGAGACCTTTGACTACGCTCTAGATGGTGCATGTGTAACCGGGCGGTGGAGTCTTCCCGCAAGTAAGCAGCAACTGCAGTGCCAGCGGCAGGTAGATGTTGATGTTGAGAAGCTTCAGCTTGATGCTGGTGCACAGACAAACTGCAGCCTCGATCTCGACAAGTCCTTGCAGCAAAGGACAACACCGGTTCACCACGGGATCGCCGATGCCGATGTGCACGAGCCCTCCCAGCAAATCAACGCACGCGCCGACCTTAAGCGTGTCGACGGGGCAACTCGGCGACGCTGGTGGAGCtgtaggcggaggaggaggagggcaggGAGTGTTCCTGGGCGGGAGCGTCGGGGGCATGACAACGGGGGGCACGCCGACCACTGGGGGCTCCGTAATGGGTGGTTTTCCGATCACTGGTGGCACGGTGATGGGTGGAACGGTTATAGGTGGCTTGCCGATGACCGGCGGGACTGTGATGGGTGGTTTGCCGATGACCGGCGGGACGGTGATGGGTGGTTTGCCGATGACCGGTGGGACGGTGATGGGTGGTTTGCCGACGACCGGCGGGACGGTGATGGGTGGTTTGTGAGTGGGGGTCTTCGGCTTATGGTGCTTGGACTTGGGTGGCTTGTGCTTGGTGGGGGGACAGGTGCCAGCAGAAACGACGGGGGAAACGGAGGAGAGGAAGAGCATGAAGGTAATGAGGATGGCTGAGATCTTGGAGGAGTCCATCGTTGAAGGAATCACTCCTTCAGCTATGGGACTCCTGCAGTGTGTTTGGTGTGGAAGGCTTGGGGAGGAAGAAGGTACACTTATATAGGGTTGATGGGGAAGCTCTACAAGGAGTCACGTGAACGCACCAATAAGGCTAGAGAGTGGGGCAGCCGCCCACAGGCTTCCAACCCGTCCTTATCCATCATCGATCCTCTAAGGTGCTTACAAGTCTTTTCTGTATCATGCAATTGGCAGCCTGAGGaggagtagtagtagtagtagagagagagagagagagagagagagagagagagagagagagatctttgtGGTTCATCATCAGTCGATATGGCAAGTTACTTGTACAAATAGCAGTTTAATACAGAAAACTAAGCAGCATGTCGCATAGAGAGATTCCACAGAGCAGTCGGATGTGAGATGGTGCCATAGTTTTATCTGCCCCAGACGTACATACGTCTGCTGAGCTTGTTTGGGGAGGTTTATTTAGAGCCAACTTTGTTGACCTGGCGGTTGCAATGCTTTGTATCTCTATCTTAGCATCAACTACGTAGTTCTTTGCATACATATGAAGTGTTAATGCACGAATACATAACCAGAGTAAAATACTGGTTTCCCCAGTAAAACTAATGATACTAAAGCTCTATAGATTAAAGCTGGAAGATTTCTCTTGCAtatgagggagagagagagagagagagagagagatgaatctGGGTAATATTTGTGGGGAGAGGAAGGAAAAGGGGGGGGAATGGTGCGAGAATTATAACCAGTCCGTGACTGGCTTGTGTGCGATGGTAGATTTGGTGCTTGGATTTATGCAAACCCGTGACCCTTCTTTTTTACCTTTTCTTGTCTGGTTCCTGGCGTAGGTGGGCCCTCCCCCCATCACCCGGTGGCAGAGCCGGTTTACGAAAAATAATAGCATTTAAATCTCAATCATTCACTGTGAGGTGGCAGACAGGTTAGCGAATATTATATTAcatgaattaatatttttttagttgACCAATAGGATAATGGATTTCATGTTGGAAGGGTGAGAATAATAAAGAAATTCAagaataaatttttaattaaattaaatattgacaATCATACTTATTAATAGTTAATCAGATCCTATCCCatggatgctttttttttttgtaaagaaAATAATGTTTTTATAGTATGAAATCTAGATACATGCTATATATGATCTAGAAAAAAaagtaaattttatttttgtcataataacAATATtgttgagattttcaaataataagataaatatattaatatgaaTGTGTCAACTAGCTTAGCTTAGTTGGTAAAAATTTTAGTagtttatcatatatatttttatcatttttttaaggtAGAATAATCATCCTATTATCTAAGAGACTTCTATGATAGTAATGCAACATCCGATTAAAAGCATACTTTTCTTGAGAGAAAAAGAATGCAATAGTGATAGTCTTTTTATCTATTTTTAAGGTAGAATAATCAttatattatgtaagaaatttatttattattttttagaattaGAAAGATGTAATATCGCTAGTATCGATCTCAAGTCTATTCAGGACTATATGAGATCACTATCGTAAAACTATATCATATCTCATTAACATTAATCTCAAATGCTTTATCAAAAATTATAtcgaatatatatatttaatttaaaatcatcattactataattttatgaatattctACATATAATTTACCAATACTGTTTCCCCCGGATTATGTTGTATTGTAATGGACAGAACAAATTATTTTCGTTTAGGTAATTTCCTTGTTGTTTTAAACATGAGAAATTGATGGATAGAACAGCAATCTGAATAGAGTGACAGATTTGACTGAATCATATCATGCTAAATTCTTCAAGTTCTTCAATATTCTATAGCGAATGTAAAAAAATATCGAGCTATAAGAGATGGACAATAAAAAAATGCTTCGgctgtaaataaataaataatgaaataaatataataaaaatggaCTCCTTAGGAAAGCTTTGAgttaataattaaatatatatgacATTTTTATCGtaatatagaaaaataataaaaaaatttcatataacATATATGTTGTTTAGGTTCAAGTAATCTTGGGTTAGGTTGAATCATGTTATTCCAACTGtatatagtttgaaaaaaaaaaaacaatgcaaAATATTTAGAGTAAAAAATAGCACTAAATGGTATCATAAACAaggttggatttgaaaataaaaataaaagcatGATCGTGCGAAATTATATTTCCAAGTCTcaaatgaaatcaaaatatattaaaaatcatttgatatatgattcaaataaatatttatagtaGTTTAGAAATAATATCTCCCAAACAAAAATCAAAAGTTTGACTTATTATAGTGTTTTGGCTATCATATAAAAACCACTATGAGCCAGCCttactaaaaaatatttatatttaaatggaCTCATAATGTCAATCAAACTAATTACAAGTATGAAAAAAATGATATGATAATGATCTATAAGCAATGATAATCAAAGAAACACAATATGATATTCTTTAataacatttatagtattttcagtaCATTAATAAagcattataaatattaaaaaaatataaacaagttaaatatttgagggatattttagatttttttaaaatagggatattatttaaaaaaa encodes:
- the LOC135629213 gene encoding putative chloride channel-like protein CLC-g, which codes for MATAAQVDEQELPPPRSSSSSEVMEQQRGNVREPLLEHSPIDLRRHAANTTSQVAIVGSNLCPIESLDYELIENDVLNQDWRSRGRAAILQYVFLKWTFCLFIGILAGAVGFFNNLAVENIAGRKFVTVSKFMLANKYWTAFWVFAGSNLALLTFATAITAFVSTAAGGSGIPEVKAYLNGVDAPDIFSLRTLVVKIVGTIAAVSSSLHVGKADPMVHIGACIGAMVGQGGSRKYRMTCRWLRYFKNDRDRRDLVTCGAAAGVAAALRAPVGGVLFALESLSSWY
- the LOC135628507 gene encoding putative chloride channel-like protein CLC-g, which produces MVKVLHVCSPVNERGRAHRLLLAAAVSICISCCLFGLPWLAPCRPCSNKDCSTVAHPGGFKNFQCPPDHYNDLASLFFNTNDDTIRKLYGRGTNNDFQKSSIMVAFAASYVLGILSYGVVAAPFGFFVPIMLTGASYGRLVGMAMGSDTNLDHGLFAVLGSASFLGGTMRMTVSVCVIMLELTNDLLLLPLVMLVLLISKTVADAFNPNIYDLILRLKGLPYLDDHAEPYMRHLTVSDVVAGPLRTFNGVEKVGNVVHILKTTGHHAFPVIDEPPFSSSPVLYGLVLRAHLLSLLKKKRFLPTRSVAGLDAAGQFGADELGKRGSGKHDRVEDVEVSAEEMEMFVDLHPFTNSSPYTVVETMSLAKALILFREMGLRHLLIVPKSSSRAPVVGILTRHDFMAEHILGLHPFLRKSRWKRLRFQGATLRRLCRACLMWASS
- the LOC103998460 gene encoding 36.4 kDa proline-rich protein; its protein translation is MDSSKISAILITFMLFLSSVSPVVSAGTCPPTKHKPPKSKHHKPKTPTHKPPITVPPVVGKPPITVPPVIGKPPITVPPVIGKPPITVPPVIGKPPITVPPITVPPVIGKPPITEPPVVGVPPVVMPPTLPPRNTPCPPPPPPTAPPASPSCPVDTLKVGACVDLLGGLVHIGIGDPVVNRCCPLLQGLVEIEAAVCLCTSIKLKLLNINIYLPLALQLLLTCGKTPPPGYTCTI